In Etheostoma cragini isolate CJK2018 chromosome 9, CSU_Ecrag_1.0, whole genome shotgun sequence, the following are encoded in one genomic region:
- the prrc2c gene encoding protein PRRC2C isoform X5, translated as MSEKSGQSTKAKDGKTKYATLSLFNTYKGKSLETQKTAVAARHGLQSLGKVAASRRMPPPANLPSLKAENKGNDPNVNIVPKDGSGWASRPEGGEDRQQETPPPQIKPAVLQPQEPSTGGSRSWANSKSTQPDGAPRVSSHFHQEFPSLQAAGEVEKGDGQEEEPYGPGPSLRPQNVGSWREGGGRNLITAPSPSEMDNRSPEEGSTGLGTSTPPGEADESGRNVTTDVQREKRDGKERLPPSALPQAKLNGGQQPPAGVPTHFDPAFRSMMPPYMFHAYPQMTLGPGQGNFRYPVPQDGTKVVRAPRSVRPQQHPLQSWHQDPDRPSIISATELKELDNLDTDADEGWAGAQMEVDYTEKLNFSDDEENQAAKEKRENWEWMGKVERIRSRPQDGQDGRKEGTEDRGGNKTLWADGDPRAASPGSMGQFNKSAAPQDYQGGSRSVSSGAPRVTKPQAAAAPGADEDPEAWRQKRKKAPEISEAVERARRRREEEERRMEEQRLAACAEKLKRLNEKHRQATEGKSALALTTDEAGAAQEEESSSAPAPVSSLVPSIPVSQSQAPIMQAPLPERVELDRERIEREPESVEPSVEEEAHLPRQPSPPPIQRPVATAPESQSEGESSVVEVSHLMEENQVDRTTVPIRDYFNIEDNRVDEPHLSLPHMDSPSGEEVPVAPPQLEGEAAAAMRPSLTSGYSKQFQKSLPPRFLRQQEQMKQQQWQQQHQSAGSVSPSGGGGGPAPQQQQHRSMYQPIGPHPQHLASMGFDPRWHLMMQSYMDPRMMSGRPPMDMSTNIHPGRMTPKQIVRREPGDNSSSSSDSFDHLTRPIRDHGLPSDSRMVWGSDPYPQSETLQSVTPPKGRDDNKEPRMDSGLDLDRGLQAMYPQDHSALDSHKSNFFQDPTESLSVFTQGPEDATLPLDRVPVVPAFDPEEPGLPSGEEVEALGQAMLQRSVSQGSSHSLKLDEPRFDVPPLGTKPIELQDAGERAEDKPQNELYPQAAGTSNRATPPADGLHKQEKLPLPAPIKQKADLRWGGRSGPGRREGPGGERPVRRSGPIKKPVLRDMKEEREQREEREKRHERGDRGDRSKKDQSSKAPSASATAAAAVSEGSKPQGEEKRETAEETPTGHHRVRDSQPLSGAPASSSQEEKADKLPSSDKHPEPKLPSRKESSLPPRAYRRDEREREREREREKEMDKDRDRDKDWPADSSFKARGRGEYYSRGRSYRGTYGGRSRGGRGRSRAEYNYREPRSHSDLPSVGGAAAFRNREESETRSESSDFEVIPKRRRRRGSDTDSESEGGRESASDTGPSDREPSTKPSRPLRRELPGEVRSGPHKPGFGPPHMGERVGPRGDDESRPKPGFLPKGEPSRRGRGGLYNRRGGARERGGPRSGPLRRPGARESSSQWPCKPMETFRPEDTECTPRYDNPAADRRPPKSDGKKFGDGAPQSSRERPRRSRPARPPRQDKPPRFRRLKEREAAVLASGETAQSPPVPLFPVPTAAVHSSAPSSHSHSPTLSRAPGAPVTVPAEVAATVPAPDLSSPIEAPLPETSSPTITAVGTKSPDLSNQNSSDQANEEWETASESSDFNERREREERKGALEAAHEAARASAPAPAAPQGSLTPNKSPPDGGVSQKREGAAAAKRSFSNQRPTERPNRRGNSGAKPGRSYAGGKGERRGGAKAGRKGPAAQQNSDGTAQTAGGPSQRPTKDQSGRRKDEAKQAAKKPKENALSQFDLNNYASVVIIDDHPEVTTTDDPQSSTNDDGFTEVVSRKQQKRLQDEEKRKKEEQTTQNWSKKGSGEKSRGGGGKLPPRFAKKQSSQQQQHQQQQQQQQQHQQQQQQQQQQQQQQQQQQASQSQPPVVPTSQAQQQPPISVPQHPHLAPSQPTASLQTREGTVAPLSSIPPATVDFTSKSLPPAPTQTHSTLGTELWENKVASATVLPDVKKLGPISPPQPPSVSAWNKPLTSFTGTVSSEGVKPGADGSAELAIDSIQFGAPSSAGSTDSDGVPAMLESVSENKLPAPKEQRQKQPRAGPIKTQKLPEMEPVETKEYKPGPIGKERSLKNRKAKDARGGEGEGIMEGGVPGGGVSRATDSSPPTSDTTVPELGGDIEGMITVPSAEYNSNSKESVTDYTTPSSSLADSVSTGVNKIEESLVANVALPHALPLPRRETLQQSSSLSTVSPATVDLTLKMESARKAWENSPSLEKNSPVTSSSSPITSCTSSYSTFSSASIPQIPVASVTPSTSLSGSATYTTSSLSTKTTTASDPPNICKVKPQQLQGGGLSSSSSSGSSSSFSQLGCVTTLLPQQQQTPQVYVSQSAAGSAAQIPAFYMDTSHLFSTPHPRLAPPSLAQQQGFQPGLSQPTAVQQIPIPIYAPLQGQPQHQHQHQHQHQHTHQAQLGLSTGPPVSQPQDLFSSSLQPYRSQQAFMQSSLSQPSMMLSGPSLHSYPGVQPPELGKPQSNLTYQQASSTQHIPILFEPQLNQPSGMGGSQLIDTHLLQLSLVQARQGMSQHSNMYSGQVQQHGQSSYYSNTQSPSSAMQQVTVPLPSSQLSLPNFGSGGGQPLLALPPTPPQAQPPNINRQPPVSQPYRGIMGPNHSMMQPPTSKMDMDLKLFGSGMDVKPGTPPIGARSTTPTSSHYRASSTSPSSQSSKINSMLYQKQFQASSAGMRMTQHFPGQFNPQILSQPNIVSPLVRPPHVNSFAGGVQRSPMGPPMSANVGGGLMPHPRPQHPQHSQHTPRGPPGPSLAPRGTQAALKAEQDLKAKQRAEVLQSTHKFFSEQQQLKAPHVSKVSRLDQVGKNPLDISALNHQAIGERPDSDKPPISMSISTAKPIRTGPIKPQAIKPEEGK; from the exons ATGTCCGAGAAGTCAGGGCAGAGCACCAAGGCAAAGGATGGCAAAACAAAGTATGCAACCCTTAGCCTCTTCAACACCTACAAGGGCAAATCTCTGGAaacccagaaaactgcag TGGCTGCTAGACATGGGCTCCAAAGTTTGGGCAAAGTTGCTGCCAGCCGGCGCATGCCCCCTCCGGCCAACCTGCCCAGCCTGAAGGCAGAGAACAAGGGAAACGACCCCAACGTCAACATTGTCCCCAAAGACGGTAGTGGCTGGGCATCTCGTCCTGAGGGAGGGGAGGACAG GCAACAGGAGACACCCCCGCCACAGATCAAACCAGCAGTCCTCCAACCACAAGAGCCTTCTACTGGGGGCAGCCGCTCCTGGGCCAACAGCAAGTCAACACAGCCAGACG GGGCTCCTCGTGTGAGCAGCCATTTTCACCAGGAGTTTCCCAGCTTGCAGGCGGCTGGTGAGGTTGAGAAAGGGGACGGTCAAGAAGAGGAGCCTTATGGACCAGGCCCCAGCCTCAGACCTCAAA ATGTTGGCAGTTGGCGAGAGGGTGGAGGCAGGAATTTGATAACTGCACCCAGTCCCTCTGAGATGGACAACAGGTCCCCGGAGGAGGGTAGCACGGGCCTTGGTACCTCTACACCACCAGGGGAAGCTGATGAGTCTGGGCGAAACGTAACCACTGATGTtcagagggagaagagggaTGGTAAGGAGAGATTGCCTCCCTCTGCCCTCCCTCAGGCTAAACTTAACGGGGGGCAGCAGCCTCCTGCTGGGGTGCCGACTCACTTTGACCCTGCTTTCAGGAGCATGATGCCACCCTAC atGTTCCACGCCTATCCACAAATGACTTTGGGCCCAGGACAAGGAAACTTCAGATACCCTGTACCACAAGATGGAACAAA GGTTGTCAGGGCTCCTCGTTCAGTACGACCCCAGCAGCATCCCCTTCAGTCCTGGCACCAGGACCCAGACAGACCCTCTATCATCAGCGCAACAGAACTTAAAGAGCTGGACAATTTAGACACTGATGCTGATGAGGGCTGGGCAG GAGCTCAGATGGAGGTGGACTACACTGAGAAACTAAACTTTAGCGACGATGAGGAGAACCAAGCTgctaaagagaaaagagaaaactg GGAGTGGATGGGTAAAGTGGAGCGTATAAGATCTCGGCCACAAGACGGTCAGGACGGCAGGAAGGAGGGTACTGAGGACCGTGGGGGCAATAAAACCTTGTGGGCCGATGGTGATCCCAGAGCGGCATCACCTGGCAGTATGGGGCAGTTCAATAAGTCAGCAGCTCCACAGGACTACCAG GGTGGCAGTCGCTCTGTTAGTAGCGGAGCTCCACGTGTGACCAAACCACAGGCGGCAGCGGCACCCGGTGCCGATGAAGACCCCGAGGCCTGGCGGCAGAAGCGCAAGAAGGCTCCAGAAATTTCTGAAGCTGTAGAACGAGCGAGACGccggagagaagaagaagaacggcGAATGGAAGAACAGCGGCTTGCTGCTTGTGCTGAAAAATTAAAACGTCTCAATGAAAAACACCGGCAGGCCACTGAGGGCAAATCTGCCCTTGCTCTGACCACTGACGAAGCAGGAGCTGCCCAAGAGGAAGAGTCCTCATCAGCTCCTGCTCCTGTATCTAGTCTTGTACCTTCAATCCCAGTTTCACAATCGCAGGCCCCAATCATGCAAGCTCCTCTGCCTGAGAGGGTGGAGCTAGACAGGGAGAGGATTGAGCGAGAACCAGAGAGCGTAGAACCAAGTGTAGAGGAGGAGGCTCACTTGCCTCGTCAGCCAAGCCCGCCCCCCATCCAGCGACCTGTGGCCACAGCTCCAGAGTCtcagagtgagggagagagctCCGTGGTTGAGGTCAGCCACCTGATGGAGGAGAACCAGGTCGACAGGACAACTGTGCCTATCAGAGACTATTTCAACATAGAGGATAATAGAG TGGATGAGCCCCACTTGTCGCTGCCTCACATGGACAGCCCCAGTGGTGAGGAAGTCCCTGTTGCACCACCACAGCTGGAAGGAGAGGCAGCAGCTGCTATGCGTCCCTCTCTCACTTCAGGCTATTCCAAACAGTTTCAAAAATCTTTGCCTCCTCGTTTCCTTAGACAGCAG GAGCAGATGAAGCAGCAACAatggcaacaacaacaccagAGTGCGGGCTCTGTGTCCCCAtcaggtggtggtggtggtccAGCTCCCCAACAGCAGCAACACCGCTCCATGTATCAACCCATTGGCCCCCACCCCCAGCACTTGGCCTCCATGGGGTTTGACCCCCGCTGGCACCTCATGATGCAGTCCTATATGGACCCCAGAATGATGTCAGGACGTCCTCCAATGGACATGTCAACTAACATTCACCCTG GGAGAATGACTCCTAAGCAGATTGTGCGCAGAGAGCCTGGTGACAACTCTAGCTCCAGCTCTGACTCCTTTGACCATTTGACCCGACCAATTCGTGACCATGGCCTGCCGTCAGATTCGCGGATGGTATGGGGATCGGACCCATACCCACAGTCGGAGACATTACAGTCTGTAACTCCTCCAAAAGGAAGAGATGATAACAAGGAACCAag GATGGACTCTGGTTTGGATCTGGACAGGGGTCTTCAAGCTATGTATCCCCAGGACCACAGTGCATTGGACTCTCATAAAAGTAACTTTTTCCAGGACCCTACCGAGTCCCTGTCAGTGTTTACCCAGGGCCCAGAGGATGCAACATTGCCTCTAGACAGGGTCCCTGTAGTCCCAGCCTTTGATCCTGAGGAGCCAGGCTTACCCAGTGGGGAAGAAGTAGAAGCTCTTGGTCAAGCTATGCTCCAGAGGAGCGTCTCCCAGGGCTCAAGCCACTCCCTCAAGCTAGATGAACCCAGGTTTGATGTGCCACCCCTGGGAACAAAACCAATAGAGCTACAGGACGCAGGAGAACGGGCTGAGGATAAGCCCCAGAATGAACTCTACCCCCAGGCTGCGGGGACTAGCAACCGGGCTACACCTCCTGCTGATGGATTACACAAACAAGAGAAGCTGCCTCTGCCAGCCCCTATCAAGCAGAAAGCTGATTTGCGTTGGGGTGGAAGATCAGGGCCTGGACGCAGGGAAGGACCAGGGGGAGAGAGACCTGTTCGCAGGTCTGGGCCAATAAAAAAGCCTGTCCTGAGGGacatgaaagaagagagagagcaaagagaagagagggagaagcgTCACGAGAGAGGGGACAGAGGAGACCGGTCCAAAAAGGATCAGTCATCCAAAGCTCCTTCTGCatctgctactgctgctgctgctgtgtctgaGGGCTCCAAACCTCAGggtgaggagaagagagaaactGCAGAGGAGACACCAACTGGCCATCATAGAGTCCGAGACTCCCAGCCTTTATCTGGGGCTCCCGCTTCTTCCTCTCAGGAGGAGAAAGCAGACAAACTGCCTAGCAGTGACAAACACCCAGAACCAAAACTGCCCTCTAGGAAAGAGTCCAGTCTTCCTCCACGTGCCTACCGacgagatgagagagagagggaacggGAACGTGAGAGGGAGAAGGAAATGGACAAGGACAGAGATAGAGATAAAGATTGGCCTGCAGACTCAAGTTTTAAAGCTCGTGGTAGAGGGGAGTATTACTCCAGAGGACGGAGCTACCGGGGGACTTACGGTGGCCGAAGCAGGGGGGGTCGTGGTCGAAGTCGGGCAGAGTACAATTACAGAGAGCCCCGATCACACTCTGATTTACCTTCTGTTGGAGGTGCTGCCGCCTTTCGCAACAGGGAAGAAAGTGAAACACGCAGCGAGAGCTCAGACTTTGAGGTTATACCAAAACGAAGACGGCGCCGTGGTTCCGACACAGATTCTGAAAGTGAAGGCGGAAGAGAGTCTGCCAGTGATACCGGACCCTCTGACCGTGAGCCTAGCACCAAACCTAGCCGTCCATTGAGACGAGAGCTCCCTGGGGAGGTCCGGTCTGGGCCCCACAAGCCAGGCTTTGGGCCTCCTCACATGGGGGAAAGAGTTGGACCCAGAGGGGACGATGAAAGCCGACCCAAGCCAGGATTCCTTCCTAAAGGAGAGCCTTCTCggcgaggaagaggaggactaTACAATAGACGAGGTGGCGCCAGGGAACGTGGCGGGCCTCGCTCAGGCCCTCTTAGACGACCAGGAGCTAGAGAGTCCTCTTCTCAGTGGCCCTGTAAACCCATGGAGACATTCAGGCCTGAGGACACTGAGTGCACACCAAGGTATGACAATCCTGCCGCTGACCGAAGACCTCCCAAGTCTGATGGCAAGAAATTTGGAGATGGGGCTCCTCAGAGTAGTAGAGAAAGACCTCGTCGGTCCAGACCAGCACGGCCCCCGAGGCAAGATAAACCCCCCCGGTTTAGGCGATTGAAGGAGCGGGAGGCTGCAGTGTTAGCTAGTGGGGAAACGGCCCAAAGTCCCCCTGTCCCTCTATTCCCAGTGCCTACTGCTGCTGTCCATAGCTCTGCCCCAAGCTCTCATTCCCATTCCCCAACCTTGTCTAGGGCTCCAGGAGCCCCTGTAACTGTGCCTGCGGAAGTGGCAGCCACTGTGCCTGCACCCGACTTGTCCTCTCCTATAGAAGCACCCTTGCCTGAGACCAGCAGCCCCACCATCACTGCGGTTGGTACCAAGTCCCCTGACTTGTCCAACCAGAACTCTTCCGATCAAGCCAATGAGGAATGGGAAACTGCCTCTGAGAGCAGCGACTTTAacgaaaggagagaaagagaagaaaggaaaggagcaCTGGAGGCGGCTCATGAAGCAGCCAGGGCCTCTGCCCCGGCACCTGCAGCACCTCAGGGCTCCTTGACCCCCAATAAAAGCCCTCCTGATGGAGGGGTGAGTCAAAAACGGGAAGGGGCTGCTGCGGCCAAGAGAAGTTTCTCAAATCAGAGGCCTACCGAGAGACCGAATCGTAGAGGCAATAGTGGGGCCAAACCAGGCCGGAGTTACGCAGGGGGCAAAGGGGAGAGGAGGGGCGGGGCCAAAGCTGGTCGCAAAGG CCCTGCAGCCCAGCAGAACTCAGATGGGACAGCACAAACAGCTGGAGGACCGTCCCAAAGGCCTACAAAGGACCAGTCAGGCCGTCGTAAGGATGAAGCCAAACAGGCCGCCAAGAAGCCCAAAGAGAATGCTCTTTCTCAGTTTGATCTTAACAATTATGCCA GTGTTGTGATCATTGATGACCACCCAGAGGTCACAACTACAGATGACCCACAGTCCAGCACCAATGATGACGGCTTTACAGAGGTAGTCTCCCGCAAGCAACAAAAACGCCTGCAGGACGAAGAGAAACGGAAAAAGGAAGAGCAGACTACTCAA AACTGGAGTAAAAAAGGCTCTGGTGAAAAGAGCAGGGGAGGCGGAGGAAAGCTGCCCCCAAGATTTGCTAAAAAGCAATCATCccaacagcagcaacatcagcaacaacaacagcagcagcagcaacatcagcaacagcaacaacaacaacagcagcagcagcagcagcagcagcagcaacaggcTTCACAGTCTCAGCCTCCTGTAGTCCCCACATCTCAGGCCCAACAGCAACCCCCTATTTCGGTTCCCCAGCATCCTCACCTTGCCCCCTCCCAGCCTACTGCGTCCCTTCAAACTCGGGAAGGAACAGTGGCTCCACTTTCCTCCATCCCCCCTGCCACTGTGGACTTTACCTCTAAGAGCCTACCTCCCGCACCTACGCAGACACACAGCACTCTGGGTACAGAACTGTGGGAGAACAAGGTAGCAAGCGCCACTGTCCTTCCCGATGTCAAGAAGC TTGGTCCAATCAGCCCTCCCCAGCCACCATCTGTGAGTGCCTGGAACAAACCTCTTACCTCCTTTACTGGCACGGTCTCTTCTGAG ggTGTGAAGCCTGGAGCAGACGGCAGTGCGGAATTGGCAATAGACAGTATTCAGTTTGGTGCACCATCATCTGCAGGCAGCACTGACAGTGATGGAGTTCCAGCGATGCTAGAAAGTGTCTCTGAAAACAAACTACCTGCTCCCAaagaacagagacagaaacaaccTCGAGCTGGCCCAATCAAAACACAGAAG CTTCCTGAAATGGAACCAGTGGAAACCAAGGAGTACAAGCCAGGTCCCATTGGTAAAGAGCGCTCTTTAAAGAACCGCAAGGCCAAAGACGCACGTGGAGGAGAAGGCGAGGGGATCATGGAGGGAGGAGTCCCTGGTGGAGGTGTCAGTAGAGCCACAGACTCAAGTCCTCCCACCAGTGACACCACAGTACCAGAGCTGGGAGGAGACATTGAGGGCATGATCACAGTCCCTTCAGCAGAGTATAACAGTAACTCTAAG GAGTCCGTCACTGACTAcaccaccccctcctcctcactgGCTGACAGTGTTTCTACAGGAGTAAACAAAATAGAAGAGAGTTTGGTAGCAAAT GTGGCGCTACCCCACGCATTGCCTCTTCCAAGACGAGAGACCCTGCAGCAGAGCTCCAGCCTCAGCACTGTATCTCCTGCAACTGTTGACCTAACGCTAAAG ATGGAATCGGCTCGTAAGGCGTGGGAGAACTCCCCGAGTCTGGAGAAGAACTCTCCAgtcacttcctcttcctccccaaTCACCTCCTGTACATCCTCGTACTCTACCTTCTCCTCCGCCTCCATACCACAGATCCCTGTGGCTTCTGTTACCCCCAGCACCTCACTGTCAG GTTCTGCTACCTATACAACATCATCCCTCAGCACCAAGACCACCACAGCATCTGACCCTCCTAACATCTGTAAGGTGAAGCCCCAGCAACTGCAAGGTGGAGGTCTGTCGTCCTCCAGCAGCAGCGGTAGTAGCAGCAGCTTCTCTCAGTTGGGCTGTGTGACTACCCTCCTGCCCCAGCAACAGCAGACCCCACAGGTGTACGTCTCTCAGTCTGCAGCAG GTTCTGCAGCTCAGATTCCAGCCTTCTACATGGACACTAGCCACCTCTTTAGTACCCCCCACCCTCGCTTGGCGCCTCCCTCCCTAGCGCAGCAGCAAGGCTTCCAGCCTGGCCTCTCACAG CCGACAGCAGTCCAGCAGATTCCCATCCCTATCTACGCTCCACTGCAAGGTCAGCCACAACATcagcaccagcaccagcaccagc accaacacacGCACCAGGCTCAGCTAGGACTCAGCACTGGTCCTCCAGTCTCCCAGCCACAGGACCTGTTCAGCTCCTCACTGCAGCCATACAG GTCCCAGCAGGCATTTATGCAGAGCAGCCTGTCACAGCCCTCCATGATGCTGTCAGGACCATCCCTGCACAGCTATCCCGGCGTGCAGCCACCGGAGCTGGGCAAGCCTCAGTCTAATCTGACCTATCAGCAGGCCTCTTCCACCCAGCACATTCCCATTCTGTTTGAGCCACAGCTCAACCAGCCCTCTGGCATGGGAGGCTCCCAGCTCATTGACACACACCTGCTGCAG TTGTCTTTGGTTCAGGCTCGACAGGGGATGAGTCAGCATTCAAACATGTACTCGGGGCAAGTGCAACAGCATGGCCAGAGTAGCTACTATAGCAACACTCAGTCGCCTAGTTCTGCGATGCAACAG GTGACAGTCCCTCTGCCAAGTTCCCAGTTGTCCCTGCCAAACTTTGGCTCTGGTGGAGGCCAGCCCCTCCTGGCGCTGCCTCCCACTCCTCCCCAGGCCCAGCCCCCCAACATAAACCGACAGCCCCCGGTCTCCCAGCCTTACCGAGGCATCATGGGCCCCAACCACAGCATGATGCAGCCTCCAACCAGCAAG ATGGACATGGATCTAAAACTCTTTGGCAGTGGTATGGATGTAAAGCCCGGAACCCCTCCTATCGGCGCCAGGAGCACTACACCCACCTCCAGCCATTACAG GGCCAGCTCCACATCTCCTAGCAGCCAGTCCAGTAAGATCAACAGCATGCTTTACCAGAAGCAGTTTCAGGCTAGCTCTGCTGGCATGAGAATGACTCAGCATTTCCCTGGCCAATTCAACCCACAG ATTTTGTCCCAGCCCAACATCGTCTCTCCTCTGGTTCGACCTCCTCACGTCAACTCGTTTGCTGGAGGTGTCCAGCGCTCTCCCATGGGCCCTCCAATGTCGGCCAATGTGGGTGGCGGTCTCATGCCCCATCCTCGACCTCAGCATCCACAGCACAGCCAGCACACTCCCCGAGGACCTCCTGGTCCCTCGCTTGCTCCCAGAGGCACCCAGGCAGCTCTGAAGGCTGAACAGGACCTAAAG GCAAAGCAGCGGGCTGAGGTGCTTCAGTCCACTCATAAGTTCTtctcagagcagcagcagctcaagGCCCCGCATGTCAGCAAAGTGTCTCGGCTTGATCAGGTGGGGAAAAACCCGCTCGACATCTCTGCCCTGAACCACCAGGCGATAGGCGAGCGCCCAGATTCTGACAAACCCCCCATCTCCATGTCCATCTCCACGGCCAAGCCCATACGGACCGGCCCCATAAAACCGCAGGCCATCAAACCAGAAGAGGGCAAGTAA